Genomic segment of Aliarcobacter trophiarum LMG 25534:
GACATTTAGGAATTTATGGATTTACAAAGAAATCTTTAAATAAATTTTGTAGTTTAATCTCTTCAAAATTAGAAAATATAGAGAAGCTAGAGCAACTAAGAGCGATAGACAATGGTTATAAAATAGCCATGGTAGAAGTAAACTCTAAATCTTTTGGTATAGATACAAAAGAGGATTTAGAAAGAGCTTTAAATATATTTGCTAAGTAGCTTAAAAAAAGAGAAAGATTTTATTAAAAATTAAAATCTTCTCCTAAATAGTGCTCTTTTACATTTATATCATTTTTAATCTCTTCAGATGTTCCACTAGCAAGTAAACTTCCACTTTTCATAACATAAGCTCTATGACAAATTTGTAATGTCTCTCTTACATTATGATCCGTAATTAAAACCCCTATTCCTATCTTTGTAAGTTCATTTATTAAATCTTGAATATCTTTTACAGCAATTGGATCAACTCCAGCAAAAGGCTCATCTAATAGTAAAAATTTAGGTTTTGACACTAATGACCTAGCTATTTCAGTTCTTCTTCTCTCTCCACCAGAAAGAGAGATTCCCTTTCTTTGACGAATAGGCTCAATATCAAGAAGCTCTAATAGCTCTTCAACTCTTCTATTTTGCTCATCCTTATCTTTTATTACAATTTCAGCTGCTAAAAGAAGATTGTCTTCTACACTTAAATCTTTAAAAATTGATGACTCTTGTGGTAAATAGCCTATTCCTTTTAAAGCTCTTTTGTGAAGTGGCAAAGATGTGATATTCTCATCATCAAAAAAAACATCTCCACTTGTTGGTTTTACAAGACCACAAACTGTATAAAAAGTTGTAGTTTTACCAGCTCCATTTGGTCCTAAAAGTCCAACTATTTCACCTGAATTTATCTCTAAAGAGATTCCATGCAATATCTCAGTCTTTTTAATTCTTTTTTTAATATCAACAATTCTTAAATTATTCATCTATTTTATACAACCTTTTATCATCATTTTTAAAAATATTTATAATAACCACATCAAAACCATAGTCATTTAAAATATTTTCTAACTTAGCATCTCCCCACTCTACAAAATGTAAACCACTCTTTTCAAACTCTTCAAGCATACCTAATGAGATAAATTCT
This window contains:
- the lptB gene encoding LPS export ABC transporter ATP-binding protein, yielding MNNLRIVDIKKRIKKTEILHGISLEINSGEIVGLLGPNGAGKTTTFYTVCGLVKPTSGDVFFDDENITSLPLHKRALKGIGYLPQESSIFKDLSVEDNLLLAAEIVIKDKDEQNRRVEELLELLDIEPIRQRKGISLSGGERRRTEIARSLVSKPKFLLLDEPFAGVDPIAVKDIQDLINELTKIGIGVLITDHNVRETLQICHRAYVMKSGSLLASGTSEEIKNDINVKEHYLGEDFNF